A window from Mycolicibacterium tokaiense encodes these proteins:
- a CDS encoding TspO/MBR family protein — MQPKTLVPSALAVAVTGALGGLASRPAQSVWFAKLKKPPYQPPRQAFPIVWPVLYADIAAVSSATLDELERTGQHDERRRYIRALAANLVLNASWSWLFFNRRMLGTSAVAAGVLAVSSADLTRRAVAVKGASAAPLALYPAWCAFATALSSHIWFLNRRR, encoded by the coding sequence ATGCAGCCGAAGACTTTGGTCCCGTCCGCCCTCGCCGTCGCCGTCACCGGGGCCCTCGGCGGGCTCGCCAGCCGCCCCGCTCAGTCGGTGTGGTTCGCCAAGCTGAAGAAGCCGCCGTATCAGCCTCCGCGCCAAGCGTTTCCGATCGTGTGGCCGGTGCTCTACGCCGACATCGCCGCGGTGTCCTCGGCCACGCTCGACGAACTCGAACGCACCGGCCAACACGACGAGCGTCGACGCTACATCCGGGCACTCGCCGCCAACCTGGTGCTCAATGCCAGCTGGTCCTGGCTGTTCTTCAACCGGCGCATGCTCGGCACGTCAGCCGTCGCCGCCGGGGTCCTGGCCGTCAGCAGCGCAGACCTGACCCGGCGCGCCGTTGCCGTGAAGGGGGCCTCTGCTGCGCCGCTGGCGCTCTACCCGGCATGGTGCGCGTTCGCGACCGCGCTCTCGTCGCACATCTGGTTCCTGAACCGGCGTCGCTAG
- a CDS encoding lipocalin family protein produces MTPGRWTLWLVAMGAGTCIALSAGSAVALADTADSGPPSDHGTSQDATSGSDAGTSDKADDKADDKAEAAKSSSKDEPEDDDGTDSLRDDDRPSASHSGDTKGADKYGTDPDGATQDDDHDAPASTVDEPTTAEDDQLTAQPDTSVTSPPAVDTDTITAPTKAQDPMQALATMATNFWSSLGVAPAVARPAPTAEPVAAASTVTGVRTGHSTLTIPVGDKGFNTNADWYFPTQADGSVSATGVIWLQHGFLSDKSFTSDLAKSLSQQTNSIVVAPNVPSFPLRCSGCSLNGVQMQQAVATMFDGDQEALNSSAMKAGFSGTLPEQFILAGHSAGGGFAAGVGGFYATNPNQRRLRGVVMFDGVARDDALPDALERLGTVPVYQIAAPPQAWNAFGSTTSQLVAARPGQFVGVTLANGSHVDALIGSNPIVDFVMQLVTRFSPRGNTAAVYTLANGWINDLYQGLGPTDGTGIYGAPDEYLVLGNAAGVVLAPAPTVDVDRYLGTWYEVGSVKQFFSLGLVNTKAEYSLNPDGSIRVVNSGNYFFSNGPLSRIVGVALPVNAANNKLNVTFFGPASANPPGNYWIVDLDPDYQWAIVSDSTGFSGFLLTRDPVISDELYRELLNRASVKGVRGWITRTRQPAAESAAVSV; encoded by the coding sequence ATGACTCCCGGGCGGTGGACATTGTGGCTAGTGGCGATGGGGGCCGGAACCTGCATCGCGCTGAGTGCGGGGTCCGCTGTGGCCCTGGCCGACACCGCGGACAGCGGCCCGCCCTCGGATCACGGCACCAGTCAGGATGCCACGAGCGGATCGGACGCCGGCACATCGGACAAGGCGGACGACAAGGCGGACGACAAGGCAGAGGCGGCCAAGAGCAGCTCGAAGGACGAGCCCGAGGACGACGACGGTACGGACTCGTTGCGCGACGATGACCGCCCGTCAGCGTCCCACAGCGGGGACACGAAGGGTGCGGACAAGTACGGCACCGACCCCGACGGCGCCACGCAGGACGACGACCACGACGCACCCGCCTCCACTGTCGATGAGCCCACCACTGCGGAGGATGACCAGCTGACGGCACAGCCCGACACCTCGGTGACCTCGCCGCCCGCGGTGGACACCGACACGATCACCGCGCCCACGAAGGCTCAAGACCCGATGCAGGCGCTGGCCACCATGGCCACGAACTTCTGGTCGTCGCTGGGTGTGGCTCCCGCGGTGGCGCGGCCGGCGCCGACCGCTGAACCGGTCGCTGCTGCGAGCACGGTCACCGGGGTGCGCACCGGGCACTCCACGCTCACGATCCCGGTGGGCGACAAGGGGTTCAACACCAACGCAGACTGGTACTTCCCCACCCAGGCCGACGGTTCGGTCTCCGCGACAGGCGTCATCTGGCTGCAACACGGCTTCCTGTCCGACAAGTCCTTCACTTCCGATCTGGCGAAATCGCTGTCGCAGCAGACCAACAGCATCGTCGTCGCCCCGAACGTGCCGTCCTTCCCGTTGCGCTGTTCGGGCTGCTCGCTCAACGGCGTGCAGATGCAACAGGCCGTGGCCACCATGTTCGACGGCGATCAGGAGGCGCTGAACTCCAGCGCGATGAAGGCGGGTTTCAGCGGCACACTGCCCGAGCAGTTCATCCTCGCCGGGCACTCGGCCGGCGGTGGATTCGCCGCCGGAGTCGGTGGCTTCTACGCAACCAACCCCAACCAGCGACGTCTGCGCGGGGTTGTGATGTTCGATGGGGTGGCGCGCGATGACGCGCTGCCCGACGCACTCGAGCGTCTCGGGACCGTCCCGGTGTACCAGATCGCCGCCCCGCCGCAGGCGTGGAATGCCTTCGGCTCCACCACCTCCCAGTTGGTGGCGGCGCGTCCGGGACAGTTCGTCGGCGTCACGCTGGCCAATGGTTCCCATGTCGACGCGCTGATCGGCAGCAACCCGATTGTCGACTTCGTGATGCAGCTGGTGACGCGGTTCTCCCCGCGCGGCAACACCGCCGCGGTGTACACGCTGGCCAACGGCTGGATCAACGACCTGTACCAAGGGCTGGGTCCGACGGACGGCACCGGCATCTACGGTGCGCCCGACGAGTACCTGGTCCTCGGGAACGCCGCGGGCGTGGTGCTGGCGCCGGCGCCCACCGTCGACGTGGACCGCTACCTCGGCACCTGGTACGAGGTGGGCAGCGTCAAGCAGTTCTTCTCGCTCGGACTGGTCAACACCAAGGCCGAGTACAGCCTCAACCCGGACGGATCGATCCGAGTGGTGAACTCGGGCAACTACTTCTTCAGCAACGGACCGTTGTCGCGGATCGTCGGTGTCGCGCTGCCGGTGAACGCGGCCAACAACAAACTCAACGTGACGTTCTTCGGTCCGGCCTCGGCGAATCCGCCGGGGAACTACTGGATCGTGGACCTCGACCCCGACTACCAGTGGGCAATCGTCAGTGACTCCACCGGCTTCAGCGGCTTCCTGCTCACCCGGGATCCGGTGATCTCCGACGAGCTCTACCGCGAGCTGCTGAACCGGGCGTCGGTCAAGGGCGTGCGCGGCTGGATCACCCGGACCCGGCAGCCGGCGGCAGAGTCAGCCGCGGTCTCGGTCTAG
- a CDS encoding ABC transporter permease: MLSSRLRGFTVLWTVLVLIFVYAPLLLVVINAFNASNTFAFPPTGFTLQWWRAAWNSEGMWASLGNSVVVGLAATAIALVLGTMVAFAVQRYDFFGKQTVNLLVVLPITLPGIVTGIALNATFTSALGITLGMATVIVGHATFCIVIVFNNTQARLRRLGRSLEDASADLGASTWQTFRFVTLPMMRGALVAGAILAFALSFDEIVVTTFTAGPTVQTLPIWIFGNLFRPNQAPVINVVAAALTIAAIIPVWLAQRIGGDPAGTRI; this comes from the coding sequence ATGCTGTCCTCACGCCTGCGTGGATTCACTGTCCTGTGGACGGTACTGGTGCTGATCTTCGTCTACGCGCCGTTGCTGCTGGTGGTGATCAACGCCTTCAACGCGTCCAACACCTTTGCTTTTCCGCCAACGGGTTTCACACTGCAGTGGTGGCGCGCGGCGTGGAACAGCGAGGGGATGTGGGCGTCGCTGGGCAACTCCGTGGTGGTGGGTCTGGCGGCCACCGCGATCGCGCTGGTCCTGGGGACCATGGTGGCGTTTGCGGTGCAGCGGTACGACTTCTTCGGTAAACAGACCGTCAATCTGCTTGTGGTGCTGCCGATCACGCTACCCGGCATCGTGACGGGCATCGCGTTGAACGCCACTTTCACCTCGGCGCTGGGCATCACGCTGGGGATGGCGACGGTGATCGTCGGGCATGCGACCTTCTGCATCGTCATCGTGTTCAACAACACCCAGGCCCGGCTGCGGCGGCTCGGGCGCAGCCTGGAGGACGCCTCGGCAGACCTGGGTGCCTCAACCTGGCAGACCTTCCGATTCGTGACGCTGCCGATGATGCGCGGGGCACTGGTGGCCGGTGCCATCCTGGCGTTCGCCCTGAGCTTCGACGAGATCGTGGTGACCACCTTCACCGCCGGCCCGACGGTGCAGACACTGCCCATCTGGATCTTCGGGAACCTGTTTCGGCCCAATCAAGCTCCGGTGATCAATGTCGTCGCGGCCGCCCTGACGATCGCGGCCATCATCCCGGTGTGGTTGGCGCAGCGGATCGGCGGGGATCCGGCCGGTACGCGGATCTGA
- a CDS encoding ABC transporter permease, which translates to MPPAPALRTRNRLALSFLLVPPLAWLILAYLGSLAVLMVSAFWGTNSFTGAVVHTFTVDNLVRVFTDPVIRTVALRTLAVALVVTVLCAVLAVPLALFMAKFASPALRVILVVAITTPLWASYLVKAYAWRMLLSPEGPMSWATGWSPGYGLTATVITLTYLWLPYMVIPVFAAFQRVPDALVDASSDLGASDLSTLRLVVAPMVFPGIAAGSIFTFSLSLGDYIAVTIVGGKTQMLGNVIYGQLVTANNQPMAAALSLIPLLAIVLYLLAMRRTGALENV; encoded by the coding sequence ATGCCGCCTGCGCCGGCGCTGCGCACCCGCAACCGGTTGGCGCTGTCGTTCCTGCTCGTCCCGCCGCTGGCATGGCTGATCCTGGCCTACCTGGGATCGCTTGCTGTGCTGATGGTCTCGGCGTTCTGGGGCACGAACAGCTTCACCGGTGCGGTGGTGCACACCTTCACCGTCGACAACCTGGTGCGGGTGTTCACCGATCCGGTGATCCGGACGGTGGCGCTGCGCACCCTGGCTGTGGCGCTGGTGGTGACGGTGTTGTGCGCGGTGTTGGCGGTGCCGTTGGCGCTGTTCATGGCCAAGTTCGCCTCGCCGGCCCTGCGGGTGATCCTGGTGGTCGCCATCACCACGCCGCTGTGGGCCAGCTATCTGGTCAAGGCCTACGCCTGGCGGATGCTGCTCTCGCCGGAGGGCCCGATGTCGTGGGCCACCGGGTGGTCGCCGGGATACGGGTTGACGGCCACGGTGATCACCCTGACCTATCTGTGGTTGCCGTACATGGTGATCCCGGTGTTCGCGGCGTTCCAGCGGGTGCCCGATGCGCTGGTGGACGCGAGCTCGGACCTGGGGGCTTCGGACCTGAGCACGTTGCGACTGGTGGTGGCGCCCATGGTCTTTCCGGGTATCGCTGCCGGGTCCATCTTCACGTTCTCGCTGTCCCTGGGTGACTACATCGCGGTGACGATCGTGGGAGGCAAGACGCAGATGCTCGGCAACGTCATCTATGGACAGCTGGTGACGGCCAACAATCAGCCGATGGCCGCTGCACTGTCGCTGATCCCGTTGCTGGCGATCGTGCTGTATCTGCTCGCGATGCGACGCACCGGGGCTCTGGAGAACGTCTGA
- a CDS encoding ABC transporter substrate-binding protein encodes MKKIHRLGCALAAGSLLLAGCSGSGDSGGGTAEGPPQMEAATEVGDGEGELNLVAWPGYAEDGSNDPAVDWVTPFEQQTGCNVNVKIGNTSDEMVQLMRSGQYDGVSASGDATLRLIYAGDVAPVNTDLTPNYATVVDFLKDKPWNSVDGQMYGVPHGWGANLLMYNADAVTPAPDSWSAVFPGAPEMKGKVTAYDSPIYIADAALYLSKTQPDLGIKDPYSLTTEQLEAAADLLKQQKENIGEYWSDYTKEVQAFESGSTVIGTSWQVIANTIEADGKVKIGTVLPKEGSTGWSDTWMLSSKAAHPNCMYKWMDYIISPEANAQVAEYFGEAPSQTKSCDLTAEKTHCETYHATDADYAAQIHYWTTPQKKCVDGSGDNCTSYDEWVTKWQEIKG; translated from the coding sequence ATGAAGAAGATCCACCGCCTGGGCTGTGCACTGGCAGCGGGTTCGCTGCTGCTGGCCGGATGCTCCGGTTCCGGGGACTCCGGCGGGGGCACCGCGGAGGGTCCGCCGCAGATGGAGGCCGCCACCGAGGTCGGTGACGGCGAGGGGGAACTCAACCTGGTGGCGTGGCCCGGATACGCCGAGGACGGTTCCAATGACCCGGCGGTGGACTGGGTGACGCCGTTCGAACAGCAGACCGGGTGCAACGTCAACGTCAAGATCGGCAACACCTCCGACGAGATGGTGCAGCTGATGCGCTCGGGACAGTACGACGGGGTGTCGGCGTCCGGGGACGCGACCCTGCGGCTGATCTACGCCGGCGACGTGGCTCCGGTGAACACCGATCTGACCCCCAACTACGCCACCGTGGTCGACTTCCTGAAGGACAAACCGTGGAACTCGGTGGACGGCCAGATGTACGGCGTTCCACACGGCTGGGGCGCAAACCTGTTGATGTACAACGCCGATGCGGTGACACCCGCCCCGGATTCGTGGTCGGCCGTGTTCCCTGGGGCACCGGAGATGAAGGGGAAGGTGACCGCCTACGACTCACCGATCTACATCGCCGACGCCGCGCTGTATCTCTCCAAGACCCAACCCGACCTCGGTATCAAGGACCCCTACTCCCTGACCACCGAACAGCTCGAGGCCGCCGCTGATCTGCTGAAGCAGCAGAAGGAGAACATCGGCGAATACTGGTCGGACTACACCAAAGAGGTGCAGGCCTTCGAGTCCGGCTCCACCGTGATCGGCACCAGCTGGCAGGTGATCGCGAACACCATCGAGGCCGACGGCAAGGTGAAGATCGGCACGGTGCTGCCCAAGGAAGGATCCACCGGATGGTCGGACACCTGGATGCTGTCATCCAAAGCGGCACACCCCAACTGCATGTACAAATGGATGGACTACATCATCTCCCCGGAGGCCAATGCCCAAGTGGCCGAGTACTTCGGCGAGGCTCCGTCGCAGACCAAATCCTGTGATCTGACCGCGGAGAAGACGCACTGCGAGACCTACCACGCCACCGACGCCGACTACGCCGCCCAGATCCATTACTGGACAACACCGCAGAAGAAGTGCGTGGACGGCAGTGGTGACAACTGCACCAGTTACGACGAGTGGGTCACCAAGTGGCAGGAGATCAAGGGCTGA
- a CDS encoding ABC transporter ATP-binding protein — MPLAAAASEPGTDVPRIELVGVRKEFGDNVVAVEGADLAVADGELFAILGPSGSGKTTLLRLIAGFEAPTAGTVRLGGIDVTGLPPSRRDTNTVFQQYALFPHMTVAQNVEYGLRVRGVAKPERRRRAAEALEMVQLTGFSGRKPAELSGGQQQRVALARALVGRPRVLLLDEPLGALDLKLREQMQIELKAIQREVGITFVIVTHDQDEALTLCDRLVVLNRGRIEQIGGGREVYENPANRFVADFVGTSNVLDGPAAEAVVGRTGTFAIRPERIAVLAPDAPAPAGQRRVDAEVAEVVYAGPITRVAATVTGVAEPVRLVATLLSADASTAIGHGTPVALAWPDTAVLDLTSDHAKETS; from the coding sequence ATGCCACTCGCTGCGGCCGCGTCTGAGCCGGGTACCGACGTACCCAGGATTGAGCTCGTCGGTGTCCGGAAGGAGTTCGGGGACAACGTCGTAGCCGTCGAGGGAGCCGACCTGGCGGTGGCCGACGGTGAGCTGTTCGCGATCCTGGGACCGTCCGGCTCGGGCAAGACCACCTTGCTGCGGCTGATCGCCGGCTTCGAAGCGCCCACCGCCGGCACCGTGAGGCTGGGCGGCATCGACGTCACCGGCCTGCCCCCGTCCCGGCGGGACACCAACACGGTGTTCCAGCAGTACGCCCTGTTCCCGCACATGACGGTGGCGCAGAACGTCGAGTACGGCCTGCGGGTGCGCGGGGTGGCCAAACCGGAGCGCCGGCGCCGCGCTGCCGAGGCCCTCGAGATGGTGCAGCTGACGGGGTTCTCCGGCCGCAAGCCCGCCGAACTGTCCGGCGGGCAGCAACAGCGGGTCGCGCTGGCCCGAGCCCTGGTCGGGCGTCCCCGGGTGCTGCTGCTCGACGAGCCGCTGGGCGCGCTGGACCTCAAACTGCGGGAGCAGATGCAGATCGAGTTGAAGGCGATCCAGCGTGAAGTCGGGATCACCTTTGTCATCGTCACCCACGATCAGGACGAGGCCCTGACACTGTGCGACCGGCTGGTGGTGCTCAACCGGGGCCGCATCGAGCAGATCGGTGGCGGCCGCGAGGTCTACGAGAACCCGGCCAACCGCTTCGTCGCCGACTTCGTGGGCACCTCCAACGTGCTGGACGGTCCCGCCGCCGAAGCCGTGGTGGGCCGGACGGGCACCTTCGCCATCCGGCCCGAACGCATCGCCGTGCTGGCCCCCGACGCCCCCGCGCCGGCCGGGCAACGCCGCGTCGACGCCGAGGTGGCCGAAGTGGTCTACGCCGGCCCGATCACCCGCGTCGCGGCCACGGTCACGGGCGTGGCCGAACCCGTTCGGCTGGTCGCGACGTTGCTCTCGGCCGACGCGTCCACCGCCATCGGCCATGGCACCCCTGTGGCCCTGGCCTGGCCGGACACCGCGGTCCTCGATCTCACATCCGATCACGCGAAGGAGACCTCATGA
- a CDS encoding glycosyltransferase has translation MPQPLTIMFWPESAYGPTNQCIGLAAILRDRGHTIVFAAESSWAGKLAPLGFVEELVDLAEPANGAADEDPGKFWTDFIAETAPEFRKPTHEQLESFIQPTYQALIDGAKYCEPRLREIIATHRPDVIVEDNVVLFPALTTAGVPFVRIVSCSPLEVPGADIPPPFSGLPSADRSEWDSYRAEFDRTHRPLWEDFNTWVQAQGAPALPELEFMPRDNAANLYVYPAEADYLEIRPLQGNWTRMDSSVRETDEDYVVPDAVADRPEGSALIYLSLGSLGGADVDLMQRLVDVLGTTRHRYIVSMGPQATRITLADNMVGAQMLPQTKVIPQVDLVISHGGNNTVTETLHFGKPLIVLPLFWDQYENAQRIDELGFGTRLATYHFTDDQLTGAVDALLADTALRERLDGIGAAIRARDGLRVGADVIEQVGLRRGA, from the coding sequence ATGCCGCAACCGCTGACCATCATGTTCTGGCCGGAGTCGGCCTACGGGCCCACCAACCAATGCATCGGCCTTGCTGCCATCCTGCGCGACCGTGGGCACACCATCGTGTTCGCCGCCGAGAGCTCCTGGGCCGGCAAACTGGCGCCGCTGGGTTTCGTGGAGGAGCTGGTGGATCTGGCCGAGCCGGCCAACGGCGCCGCCGACGAAGATCCGGGCAAGTTCTGGACCGATTTCATCGCCGAGACCGCCCCGGAGTTCCGCAAACCCACCCATGAGCAACTCGAGTCGTTCATCCAGCCCACCTATCAGGCGTTGATCGACGGTGCCAAGTACTGCGAGCCGCGGCTGCGCGAGATCATCGCCACCCATCGTCCCGACGTGATCGTCGAGGACAACGTGGTGCTGTTCCCGGCCCTGACCACCGCCGGGGTGCCGTTTGTGCGCATCGTCTCCTGCAGTCCGCTCGAAGTGCCGGGCGCCGACATCCCGCCGCCGTTCTCCGGCCTGCCCAGCGCGGACCGCTCCGAATGGGACAGCTATCGCGCCGAGTTCGACCGCACCCACCGTCCCCTGTGGGAGGACTTCAACACCTGGGTCCAGGCCCAAGGGGCGCCCGCGCTGCCGGAGCTGGAATTCATGCCCCGCGACAATGCGGCGAACCTCTACGTCTATCCCGCTGAGGCGGACTACCTCGAAATCCGTCCGCTGCAGGGTAACTGGACCCGGATGGACTCCAGCGTCCGGGAGACCGACGAGGACTACGTGGTTCCCGACGCGGTGGCCGACCGCCCCGAGGGTAGTGCCCTGATCTACCTGTCGCTCGGCTCTCTCGGCGGTGCGGACGTCGACCTGATGCAGCGGCTGGTCGACGTGCTGGGCACCACCCGGCATCGCTACATCGTCAGTATGGGCCCCCAGGCCACCCGGATCACGTTGGCGGACAACATGGTCGGCGCCCAGATGCTGCCGCAGACCAAGGTCATCCCGCAGGTGGATCTGGTGATCTCGCACGGCGGCAACAACACCGTCACCGAGACCCTGCACTTCGGCAAGCCGTTGATCGTGCTGCCGCTGTTCTGGGATCAGTACGAGAACGCCCAACGCATCGATGAACTGGGATTCGGCACCCGCCTGGCCACGTACCACTTCACCGACGACCAGCTGACCGGCGCCGTCGACGCGCTGCTGGCCGACACCGCGCTGCGCGAGCGACTCGACGGCATCGGCGCCGCCATCCGGGCCCGGGACGGCCTGCGGGTGGGAGCCGACGTCATCGAACAGGTGGGCCTGCGTCGCGGTGCCTGA
- a CDS encoding glucosamine kinase yields MPELLDSLDLGAGYRLAIVDDGDRVSALPMAGDARAQPGDGASEALLRLLAAGSSTLGRFDVRSWSTKTTAAGERAVGVDQTNESVIVGDAAVVKWATHLQLGPHPAPERLTLLREAGFTGMPAPWGMITWRTPDGDETLVASVDDYLPGAVDGWTWAVEMITAAALSADPAPAVSAAASLGVLVADLHDCLSATVGTASTVDAARWRTQALDVLDIACASGDSPAAALARQRHSEITGLLDELGSLAGSPVIHGHGDLHVGQILRAQNRYFVTDFDGNPVLPVAQRMLPIPAALDVAGLAQSLVHAAVVARKYTDLDPVVVADVDAALRSAFLSAYTGALTQPIYRGAALRAFRLQQVLREIVYAARHLPRWMYVPDAALPALLDERTAL; encoded by the coding sequence GTGCCTGAGCTGCTGGACTCGCTGGACCTCGGCGCCGGATACCGGCTGGCCATCGTCGACGACGGTGACCGGGTGTCGGCACTACCGATGGCCGGTGACGCACGCGCCCAGCCCGGTGACGGAGCGTCCGAGGCGCTGCTGCGGCTGCTCGCGGCCGGTTCGTCGACACTGGGCCGCTTCGATGTTCGGTCGTGGAGCACCAAAACCACCGCCGCAGGCGAACGTGCCGTCGGCGTGGACCAGACCAACGAGTCGGTCATCGTCGGCGACGCCGCGGTGGTCAAGTGGGCGACGCATCTGCAGCTCGGTCCGCACCCGGCGCCGGAGCGCCTCACCCTTTTGCGTGAGGCCGGTTTCACCGGCATGCCCGCACCGTGGGGGATGATCACCTGGCGCACCCCCGACGGGGACGAAACGCTGGTGGCCAGCGTCGACGATTACCTGCCCGGCGCGGTGGACGGCTGGACCTGGGCCGTGGAGATGATCACCGCCGCTGCACTCTCCGCTGACCCTGCTCCTGCGGTGTCCGCCGCCGCATCCCTGGGCGTTCTGGTGGCAGATCTGCACGACTGCCTGAGCGCCACGGTGGGCACCGCGTCGACCGTCGACGCCGCGCGGTGGCGCACCCAGGCGCTCGATGTCCTCGACATCGCCTGTGCATCCGGCGATTCGCCCGCTGCTGCACTGGCCCGGCAGCGCCACTCGGAAATCACCGGCCTCCTCGACGAGCTGGGTTCACTGGCGGGCAGCCCGGTGATCCACGGCCACGGCGATCTCCACGTCGGGCAGATCCTGCGTGCGCAGAACCGGTACTTCGTGACCGATTTCGACGGCAACCCGGTGCTGCCGGTGGCGCAGCGGATGCTGCCCATCCCCGCCGCACTCGACGTGGCCGGGCTGGCACAGTCCCTGGTGCACGCCGCCGTGGTCGCGCGCAAGTACACCGACCTGGACCCGGTGGTGGTCGCCGACGTCGACGCCGCACTGCGGTCGGCGTTTCTGTCCGCCTACACCGGTGCCCTGACCCAGCCGATCTACCGCGGCGCGGCATTGCGCGCCTTCCGGCTTCAGCAGGTGCTGCGCGAGATCGTCTACGCCGCCCGCCATCTGCCGCGGTGGATGTATGTTCCCGACGCCGCCCTGCCCGCCCTGCTCGATGAGAGGACCGCACTGTGA
- a CDS encoding SIS domain-containing protein: protein MKPEGFLADLHRKPETLRGLADILAAENPWRPVTSGIERVVMLGMGSSAYAAGVAAARLRARGVLATAELASSALLPDWGPGTLVVATSASGGSVETLDALRRLPAGPRTVAVTNTPGSAITDACSQTVLLHADTELGGVACRSFQHTLVLLMALESQLLGTPLPLAAVDAAADATEHLLDTENTWLPELSEQLLGPDGTHLCAPAHRFSSAQQGALMLREGPRRPAVGCETGDWSHVDVYLTKTTDYRLLVFAGSAWEAQLAEWTSARGSTVVGVGAEVPGAQSTLRYPGDTDDDVRLLTEVLVPELLAGRAWQAQ from the coding sequence GTGAAGCCCGAGGGATTCCTCGCCGACCTGCACCGCAAACCCGAGACGCTGCGCGGGCTGGCCGACATCCTGGCTGCTGAAAATCCCTGGCGCCCAGTCACATCCGGCATCGAGCGCGTCGTCATGCTCGGGATGGGTTCCTCGGCCTACGCGGCCGGGGTGGCGGCGGCCCGGCTGCGTGCCCGCGGGGTGCTCGCCACCGCCGAGTTGGCGTCATCGGCGCTGCTTCCGGATTGGGGTCCCGGCACTCTTGTGGTGGCCACGTCGGCCAGCGGCGGCTCGGTGGAGACACTGGACGCGCTGCGACGCCTACCCGCCGGTCCCCGCACCGTCGCCGTGACCAACACCCCTGGCTCCGCCATCACCGACGCGTGCTCGCAGACCGTGCTGCTGCATGCCGACACCGAGCTGGGCGGGGTGGCCTGCCGCAGTTTCCAGCACACCCTGGTCTTGCTGATGGCGTTGGAGTCGCAGCTGCTGGGCACCCCGCTGCCGCTGGCAGCGGTCGACGCCGCGGCCGATGCCACCGAGCACCTGTTGGACACCGAGAACACCTGGCTGCCAGAACTGTCCGAGCAGTTGTTGGGACCGGACGGCACCCATCTGTGTGCCCCTGCCCACCGGTTCAGCTCGGCCCAGCAAGGCGCCCTGATGCTGCGCGAGGGGCCACGCAGGCCTGCGGTGGGATGCGAAACCGGCGACTGGAGCCACGTCGACGTCTACCTGACCAAGACCACCGACTACCGGCTGCTGGTCTTCGCCGGGTCCGCCTGGGAGGCACAGCTGGCGGAGTGGACCTCTGCGCGGGGCAGCACCGTCGTCGGGGTGGGCGCCGAGGTGCCCGGCGCGCAGAGCACACTGCGCTATCCGGGTGACACCGACGACGACGTGCGGCTGCTCACCGAGGTGCTGGTGCCCGAACTGCTCGCCGGCCGCGCCTGGCAGGCGCAGTAG
- a CDS encoding ABC transporter ATP-binding protein codes for MSEPLLQVTDLVKHFPIKAGAVVEREVARVRAVDGVSLVLHEGETLGLVGESGCGKSTLCRLILQLMTPTSGSVRFDGEELVGRSRRDLRPIRKNIQMVFQDPYASLNPRKRIGQIIGDAMELHGLASGADAKRQVQELLERVGLQSEHYNRFPHEFSGGQRQRIGIARAVALRPKLIIADEPVSALDVSVQAQIINLLEDLQQEFKLSYLFVAHDLGVVRHVSDRVAVMYLGKVVETATANELYDKPFHPYSNALLSAVPIPDPRRNAARERVILEGDVPSPIDPPSGCRFHTRCRWATEVCTRDEPVLVERETAHLAACHHPRHLEAVGVPMP; via the coding sequence ATGAGTGAGCCACTGCTGCAAGTCACCGACCTGGTGAAGCACTTTCCCATCAAGGCAGGCGCGGTGGTGGAACGTGAGGTTGCCCGGGTGCGGGCCGTCGACGGTGTGAGCCTGGTGTTGCACGAGGGTGAGACCCTGGGCCTGGTCGGCGAATCCGGCTGCGGAAAGTCCACGCTGTGCCGGTTGATCCTGCAGCTGATGACGCCCACCTCGGGGTCGGTGCGCTTCGACGGCGAGGAACTGGTGGGCCGGTCGCGGCGCGACCTGCGGCCCATTCGCAAGAACATCCAGATGGTGTTCCAGGATCCGTACGCCTCGCTGAACCCGCGCAAGCGGATCGGTCAGATCATCGGCGACGCCATGGAACTGCACGGGTTGGCCAGCGGCGCTGATGCCAAACGGCAGGTCCAGGAGCTGTTGGAGCGGGTGGGGCTGCAATCCGAGCACTACAACCGGTTCCCGCACGAGTTCTCCGGTGGTCAGCGTCAGCGCATCGGCATCGCCCGCGCGGTGGCGCTGCGACCCAAGCTGATCATCGCCGATGAGCCGGTCTCGGCCCTGGACGTCTCCGTGCAGGCGCAGATCATCAACCTGCTCGAGGATCTGCAGCAGGAGTTCAAGCTGTCCTACCTGTTCGTGGCACACGACCTGGGGGTGGTCCGGCACGTCTCCGACCGCGTGGCGGTGATGTACCTGGGCAAGGTGGTGGAGACGGCCACCGCAAACGAGCTGTACGACAAGCCGTTTCACCCGTATTCGAATGCGTTGCTCTCAGCCGTGCCGATCCCGGACCCGCGCCGTAACGCGGCCCGCGAGCGGGTGATCCTCGAAGGCGATGTGCCCAGCCCCATCGACCCGCCGTCGGGATGCCGGTTCCACACCCGCTGCCGCTGGGCCACCGAGGTGTGCACCCGCGACGAGCCGGTGCTCGTGGAGCGCGAGACCGCCCACCTGGCCGCCTGCCACCACCCGCGGCACCTGGAAGCGGTCGGGGTACCAATGCCTTAG